Proteins encoded together in one Telopea speciosissima isolate NSW1024214 ecotype Mountain lineage chromosome 6, Tspe_v1, whole genome shotgun sequence window:
- the LOC122664868 gene encoding 40S ribosomal protein S30: protein MGKVHGSLARAGKVRGQTPKVAKQDKKKKPRGRAHKRMQYNRRFVTTVVGFGKKRGPNSSEK from the exons ATGG GTAAGGTTCATGGATCTCTGGCTCGTGCTGGTAAAGTGAGAGGACAAACGCCGAAGGTGGCGAAGcaggacaagaagaagaagcccagGGGAAGGGCTCACAAGCGGATGCAGTACAACCGGCGTTTCGTCACCACCG TTGTTGGAtttgggaagaagagaggaCCTAACTCATCGGAGAAGTGA